A stretch of Carya illinoinensis cultivar Pawnee chromosome 14, C.illinoinensisPawnee_v1, whole genome shotgun sequence DNA encodes these proteins:
- the LOC122294308 gene encoding putative pentatricopeptide repeat-containing protein At5g59900, whose protein sequence is MKLIRPHRPLRNSTIYRKQRNFCTSKFTSQDNDENESHFVSTLRDIVRGSQSWKIALNNTYISSTLRPHHVEKVLIQTIDDSRLALRFFNFLGLHINFNHSTTSFCILVHALVQSNHFWPASSLLQTLFVRGLDSEEVFEHFLNSYEKCKFSSSLGFDMLIQNYVQNKRFLDGVVIVRLMRENKLLPEVRTLSALLNGLVRIRQFHVVLELFDEEITNAGLRPDTYTYTVVVKSLCELRDFVRAKEMILQAELNGCSLSVVTYNVLIHGLCKNQRAWEAIEIKNLLSEKGLKADVVTYCTLVLGLCRVKEHEAGMVLMDEMIELGFVPSEAAVSGVVEGLRSTGKIEESYNVVKRVERVGVLPSLFVYNALINSLCKDGKLDEAELLFYNMGEKGLFANDVTYSILIDSFCRRGKLEAAYFYFAKMSESRIRATVYPYNSLISGQCKFGKLSEAEFLFGEMIDKGLVPTVSTYTSLISGYRKEGELHKAFRLYHEMTGKGIAPNTYTYTALISGFCRANMMAEASKLFGEMVEQNILPNEVTYNVMIEGHCMDGNTVKAFELLDEMVEKGLKPDTYTYRPLISGLCSSGKVSEAKKFIDDLHKEYQKLNVMCYSALLHGYCKEGKLHDALNACRQMVGRGIDMDLVCFAVLICGTLKQYDTRKVLGLLKEMHDQGLKPDEVIYTSMIDAYSKAGRLKEAFGLWDLMVAERCFPNVVTYTALINGLCKAGHMDKAELLLKEMLIGNALPNQITYGCFLDHLTKEGSMEEAVQLHSAMLKGFLANTVTYNILIRGFCKLGKIQEAIELLVGMTDNGIFPDCITYSTFIYEYCRRGNLQEAVELWNTMLNKGLTPDTLAYNFMIYGCCITGELTKAFELRDDMMRRGLTLNRVTYNALLHGTCSKS, encoded by the coding sequence ATGAAGCTAATTCGTCCTCATCGACCCCTCAGAAATTCTACCATTTACAGAAAGCAAAGAAATTTCTGTACCTCCAAATTTACATCCCAAGATAATGACGAAAACGAGTCGCACTTCGTGTCGACCCTCCGAGACATAGTACGAGGAAGTCAGAGCTGGAAAATCGCGCTCAACAACACCTACATATCAAGCACTTTGAGGCCCCATCACGTCGAGAAGGTCCTGATTCAAACCATCGACGATTCCAGGTTAGCCTTGAGGTTCTTCAATTTCTTGGGCTTGCACATAAACTTCAACCACTCCACGACTTCGTTTTGCATTTTGGTCCATGCTCTGGTCCAGTCCAATCACTTTTGGCCAGCTTCTTCGCTCCTGCAAACGCTTTTCGTTCGTGGGTTAGACTCAGAAGAGGTTTTTGAACATTTTTTGAATTCCTATGAGAAATGTAAGTTTTCTTCGAGTTTGGGTTTTGATATGTTAATTCAGAATTATGTgcaaaataaaagatttttggATGGTGTGGTGATCGTGAGGCTCATGAGAGAAAATAAATTGTTGCCCGAAGTTAGAACTTTGAGTGCCCTTTTAAACGGGCTAGTGAGAATTAGGCAATTTCATGTAGTTTTGGAATTGTTTGATGAGGAGATTACGAATGCCGGTCTTAGGCCTGATACGTATACGTACACTGTGGTGGTTAAGAGTTTGTGCGAATTGCGGGATTTTGTAAGAGCCAAGGAAATGATTTTGCAGGCGGAGTTGAATGGATGTAGTTTAAGTGTTGTAACGTATAATGTGTTGATTCATGGGCTCTGCAAAAACCAACGAGCTTGGGAGGCTATTGAGATTAAGAATTTGTTGAGTGAAAAGGGACTGAAAGCAGATGTGGTTACATATTGCACATTAGTACTTGGTTTGTGCAGAGTGAAAGAACATGAGGCTGGGATGGTGCTGATGGATGAAATGATTGAGTTGGGGTTTGTTCCAAGTGAAGCCGCTGTCTCAGGAGTTGTAGAGGGATTGAGGAGTACGGGGAAGATTGAAGAGTCTTATAATGTGGTGAAGCGGGTGGAGAGAGTAGGGGTGCTGCCCagtttgtttgtttataacgCGCTGATCAATTCTCTGTGCAAAGATGGGAAATTGGATGAAGCGGAGTTACTGTTTTATAATATGGGTGAGAAGGGTCTGTTTGCAAATGATGTCACTTATTCTATTTTGATTGATTCGTTCTGCAGAAGAGGGAAATTGGAAGctgcatatttttattttgctaaAATGTCGGAGTCCAGGATTAGAGCTACTGTGTATCCGTACAATTCTTTGATAAGCGGTCAATGCAAGTTTGGCAAATTGAGTGAAGCAGAGTTTCTTTTTGGTGAGATGATCGATAAAGGATTAGTGCCAACGGTTTCAACCTATACATCACTGATCAGTGGATACCGCAAAGAAGGAGAACTGCACAAGGCATTTAGGCTGTATCATGAGATGACCGGGAAGGGAATTGCACCAAATACTTACACCTATACTGCACTTATTTCTGGTTTCTGTCGTGCAAATATGATGGCTGAAGCAAGTAAGTTGTTTGGTGAAATGGTTGAGCAAAACATTCTGCCAAATGAGGTGACTTATAATGTTATGATAGAGGGTCACTGTATGGATGGTAACACAGTAAAAGCCtttgaattgttggatgaaaTGGTTGAGAAAGGTCTTAAACCagacacatatacatataggcCTCTAATTAGTGGTCTTTGTTCTTCAGGTAAAGTTTCTGAAgccaaaaaattcatagatgacCTCCACAAAGAGTATCAGAAGTTAAACGTGATGTGTTATAGTGCACTTCTACATGGCTACTGCAAAGAGGGCAAATTACACGATGCATTGAATGCTTGCCGTCAAATGGTTGGAAGAGGAATAGACATGGATCTTGTGTGTTTTGCAGTACTCATTTGTGGAACTCTAAAGCAGTATGACACGAGAAAAGTATTGGGTCTCTTGAAGGAGATGCATGATCAAGGGCTGAAGCCTGATGAAGTAATATATACAAGTATGATAGATGCATACAGCAAAGCAGGAAGGCTTAAGGAAGCTTTTGGGCTTTGGGATTTGATGGTTGCTGAGAGATGTTTTCCTAATGTGGTGACGTATActgccttgatcaatggcttatgCAAGGCAGGACATATGGATAAAGCAGAACttcttttaaaggaaatgtTAATTGGCAATGCCCTTCCCAATCAGATCACTTATGGTTGTTTCCTTGATCACCTTACGAAGGAAGGAAGTATGGAGGAAGCTGTACAGCTGCACTCTGCAATGCTAAAAGGGTTTCTAGCAAATACTGTGACATACAATATACTTATCCGGGGCTTCTGTAAACTGGGAAAGATTCAAGAAGCTATTGAGCTCCTTGTTGGAATGACTGACAATGGTATTTTTCCAGATTGTATTACCTATTCGACTTTTATCTATGAGTATTGTAGAAGAGGTAATTTACAGGAAGCTGTTGAGTTGTGGAACACCATGCTAAATAAGGGTCTAACGCCTGATAcattagcatataattttatGATATATGGTTGCTGCATAACTGGAGAACTCACCAAGGCATTTGAATTGCGTGACGATATGATGAGAAGGGGGTTGACCCTGAATCGGGTAACATataatgctcttcttcatggaACTTGCTCGAAAAGTTAA